In Plasmodium vivax chromosome 10, whole genome shotgun sequence, the sequence CATTTTATCATCCATTTTGAGGTATGGGTGTACAAGTCTATGCACGTTttatctttcctttttttttttttaacccaaCACTTGCAACAGTTTTTAATTCCAAGgagataagaaaaaaaaaaaaaaagaagctctTTTAACcttttatattcataaaacGACAGTTTGTTCATCCGCCCGTCCAGGCGGAGCGACTAATAAAGGGGGCACCTCGATTGGGGCACACTTTGGAAATCGCCCAATTTGGCAGCCCCAAGAGAATCTTTCCTCGTGAGGGGGACCCTAAACCGTTTTTAACGCATTCGGGGGGGGTTATATTTATGGGAAaatgctacatttttttctcccctggGTGGAGGGGACCGAATCAAATAATGCAGTCATGACGACAAATAGGGAGGTTACCTTTTTTCCGCCAACCACACAATCGTGTTGGGCAACACAAAATGGCTAATTTGAAcggtttccccttttccacaAATCAGATGGTATGCATCCATCTTTTTCTGTTCCCCCTCCATCACCATCCTTCGTTTACAGCGTTTCGCatatttgcacaaaaaaggaaaataaaaaaaaatgtgtttttttgccaatttgtcGTTGCACAGGAAACCTGTGTATTCTCACGCGTTGGCGCTGTCGCTTTGACAGTTTTATGTTTCCATTTGGGAaattcgcttttttttttttattttacaatttttttacttttttatttatttatttttatttttttttttttacgttttgtGACGCGCCGCTGGGCATTTTCTTCATACAGCTGCTTCGAGtaaatcccctttttttcgcttttaaattttttgccaatttgttcttttctttccccaACAGGGAAGTGAGAGCACCAAAATAGGGGTCACATTGGGGGAGTCGCGAAAAGAACGGGTTGGCTTCTCGGAGTGGGCAGAGAGGGCCCCCCCCTCACTGTTTTTCTGTATGCATAGGGGCAAGTTGGGAGagccccatttttgcgtgCCCCGTCGTAGCCCCGCGCGAATACGCATATGTACTTAGGGGTAACCTCTTAAATCACCCCTTGTTGGGCGGCCCGCACTGGCTACCCCCGCGCGTATACAacgcgtatgtatatatatatataatgtaacGTACGTGCCGCTTGAACGCGCGCACCGGCCAGAAAAGAAGCAGCGTGCTACTGCCAACTtatatgcccatttttttcgttcactTTATACCTTCACCGCATAACAAATCGTACGCACGGAATGCGCCATGGTCAGTATAGCATACACAACAATTATGCGCATGTGAGATGCATACCATATGCTACCGGTCACTCTTCCATagtgcgggaaaaaaaaaaaaaaaatccattttaatgggaaaaaaaaatcctttttaatgacccccaaaaaatagctggaaaaaaaaaaaaaaaaaaaaaaaaaagcgttgcGAAAAAGCTAGCAAAGTAAAAAGGTTAACACTCCGCACGGTCAGCATAAAACCATCCAAAagaaagaacgaaaaaagtTGGTCAAACGCTGCGACGACTTTGCGCGTGAATGTAAGTTAACTCCTTTTTCAGGGCCAAATCTGAGTAGGATATATTTCCTCCGCGAAATTTACCAAGTGTAGCTCGCTCAAAGCCCCACAATtagggaacccccccccaaacggCTTATAATTCGAGAAgagatttttcaaaatgggaagagtTATAAGAGGTACGTATTTCCCCCACAGGGGGATtagaaaaagggagaagcacatACGCgtgtttgcttcttttttcgcGCGGAGGGCGGGGCGTATGCCTGTGCGATTATGTGGCGCACGCCTGCACGCCGCCGCTGCCCCGCGTGACATTCCGCGCGGTTATTGTACCACGCTTGCTACGCACGCGTAACAAGCTCATCACGCTAAtcgcgccgctccccccccaccgtGCAGGCCAGAGGAAAGGAAGGGGCTCGATTTTCAAGTCCCACAACCACCACCGAAAGGGAGCCGCCAAGCTGCGCCACCTGGACTTCTGCGAAAAGAAGGGGTACATTAAGGGACTTATCAAGGACATCATCCATGACCCAGGAAGAGGAGCCCCCTTGGCAAAaatcgtttttaaaaaaacagagaAATAtggaaagaaggaagaattGATGGTAGCCACAGAAGGCATGTTCACCGGTCAGTACATTTCCTGTGGTATTAAAGCTCCACTATCCGTTGGGAACATTTTACCCATCGGAAAAATGCCTGAAGGTACTTTAATATGCAATTTAGAGCACCGCACAGGAAATAGGGGAACGTTAGTGAAAGCATCTGGATGTTACGCTACAGTTGTTGGTCAGTCTGAGGATGGGAAGAAAACCAAAGTTCGTCTACCCTCTGGTGCGAAAAAAACGATTGATGCTAGAGCCAGAGCTATGGTTGGTGTTGTGGGTGCAGGGGGAAGAATCGATAAGCCAATTTTGAAGGCTGGTGTTGCTCACCACAAGTACAGAGTTAAACGTAACTGCTGGCCTAAGGTGAGAGGTGTTGCTATGAACCCAGTTGACCATCCTCATGGTGGTGGTAATCACCAACACATTGGTCATCCTTCTACCGTTTCGAGAAGCGCGCCTGCTGGACAGAAGGTCGGTCTCATTGCGGCTAGAAGAACTGGTTTGTTGAGAGGTGCCAAGAAGACCAAGCTGGTTGGCAAAACAGAGGATTAAAGAGGGGGGTCCTC encodes:
- a CDS encoding 60S ribosomal protein L8, putative (encoded by transcript PVX_080405A), which produces MGRVIRGQRKGRGSIFKSHNHHRKGAAKLRHLDFCEKKGYIKGLIKDIIHDPGRGAPLAKIVFKKTEKYGKKEELMVATEGMFTGQYISCGIKAPLSVGNILPIGKMPEGTLICNLEHRTGNRGTLVKASGCYATVVGQSEDGKKTKVRLPSGAKKTIDARARAMVGVVGAGGRIDKPILKAGVAHHKYRVKRNCWPKVRGVAMNPVDHPHGGGNHQHIGHPSTVSRSAPAGQKVGLIAARRTGLLRGAKKTKLVGKTED